Genomic window (Caldinitratiruptor microaerophilus):
GCTGCGGACTACCCCTCCCTTCCTCCGCCTCGGGGCGGGCCGGCCCTGCGCCTGGCTGTGGAGACGATCCGGCACATGATCGGCCAGACGATTGTCGCCGTGGCCTCTGGCAGCGACAAGGCGCACCTTCAGGGCGTGCATCTCCGAGGTGGGAGCGACGAGCTGCTGGCCATGAGTTCAGACCAGGTTCGGGTGGCGCTCAAGCTGGTGAGGGGCCAGAAGCCGGCCGTGCCGTTTGAGGTCACGGTGCCGGCCGCTGCTTGCCGGGCGCTCCTCGCCGTTCTGCCCGACGAGGGGGAAGTGGCCGTCTATGTGGTCGAACAGGCGCTGGTCTGGGATACGCCTGAGGTCACGGTCGTAGCCCGCGGGATGGATGGCCGGTACCCGGACCTGGCTCGGGTGGTCCCGACTCGTTATGGGCCGGCATTCGAGGCAGACCGGCGGGCGTTTGCAGAGGCGCTGGAGCGGGCGGCCGCTGCCGCTGATGCGGTCGATCTGCGGCTGGTCCACGGCGAGGTCCAGATGACGGCCCAAAATGACCTGGGCACCTACGAGGAATCCATGCAGGCTGACGTGCGTCTGGAGGAGGGCGACGCGTTCACGATCCGGTTCAACCCCAGGTATCTGGTCGACGGCCTCAAGGCCTTGCACGGTGAGCGTGTACGGCAGGAATTCATCGACGCGCGGCAGCCCTCTCGGCTCATCGACCCGGACGACGACAGTTACCAGTATGTGGTTCTTCCGATCGTGGTCTTTTGAGGGGGGAGCAGTTCGTAGCCTCGATGGCAGATGAACGGTACGTAACGTTGAATGAGGAGCGGTGGGACGATCTCGGCAAGGCAATTGACGCGGCATTCCTGCTGGTCATGTTGAAGGGGAAAGATGTAGAGGTTGACGCTGTATCCGCGGAGATAAGAGAGCTTCTTGTAAAGTGGGCCGAACAGAAGAAGGAGCAAGGGCAACTGGTGCCACCCTATCTGATGATGCTGGCCTTGCTGATGATCATCGAGAGCCTGCGACTCGTGGTGTTCAAGACGGTGCAGGTCAAGAAGCTCGACGGTGGGGAGGTGAATTAGGGGGGTGAGTGATAGCAAGACGACGACCACGCAAGCGCAGCGTGAAGCCCTGAAGGCAGCAGGTTGGAAGATGGATTACGAGTACCCTGGAGTCTTTGAAACCTGGAAACACACGAAGCGTCCCTCAACGTTTCGATGCTATCGGGGTTGCATCCTGAACTTCCACGGACCTCTCAACGAGGCAAAGCGTGTCATCGCGATCTTGGAAGGGGGCCAGTCCTGTGTCCATCCGTGAGATTCATGCTGGGTCAGACCAAACAAAACGTTTGGTCGCAGAGGTTGCTGCCGGGAAGAAGGACCGGGAGGCCGCGATTGATGAGTTGGCCGAGCGGTACCGGCCCAAGGGATTCATCCCGCGCCGGCGGGGCGGGCGCTGAAGCTGCGACGCCGGAGCCGGGATGGCTCCGGTCGAGGGTGTGGGTGGACTTCGAGGTGGCGGCCAGGGCACGGGAAGTGGCCCGGCGCACCTGGCCGCCCTTCGGGCCAGCCGATGAGAGGGAAGTCTGGCGAGAGCACGTCGTAGTCCGGGGCGGCGAGGGACCCAAGCCAGTGCGGCTCCTGTCGGGAGAGTGGATCATCCCCGGGTGGCCCCCGGATGGCCAGGCCCTGCCGCCGCCCCTCACCCGGGAGGAGTGGGAGTCGTCTCGGGAGTGGATCGCGTGGTGCATGGGGGCGCCCATCGTGACGCCCGGTTCGAGCGCCAAGAGGGCGAAGCTGACAGAGGCAGACCGCCGGCGCATCGCAGAGCGCCAGAAAGCGAGGACCCGGAAGAAGGCTAAGGGGGCATGACCGTGATGGATCTGGAGCGACTTCGTAGGGCTGGCGAGTTGTACGTGTGGCTCCTCGTCGTGCGTGAGGCCATGGCAATCCTGGCTGCACTGATCGGTTTCGGTGCCCTGCTGTGGACGCTGGCCAAGTTCTGGGAGGCGGCCAGAGTTTTGGTTGGCATGTAGGGGGGAGGGGGCGTGATCGGCAACCGGCGTACGGGGTACCCCGTTCAACTCGTGGATGGCCACCCGGCGGTGGCGGAACTGCCCCTGAGAGATGGCGAAGAGATGGAGGTCCGCCTGGACGGAAAGTGGCTGACCGGGATCGTGCGCTTCAGTCCGTCTGACGGATGGGGGATCGTTCTAGCAACCAACCCGGACGGTACCGGGACCCTTGTGAACGTTGCCCTGCGTGACGGCATGTTGCTCCGGTGGCCGCTCCGGCGCCGTGCCTTGCGGGCCGGGTGACCAGTGGGGGCGGTACGCGTGCAGGCGTTTGAGTCGCTGCGGTGGGTGTTCCAGAACTCCACGCTCACGACAACCGAGAAAGTCGTGCTGACATGCCTGATCCTGCACGCGGATGAGACGGGGCGCTGCTGGCCTGGGAGCGATACGCTGGCGACGGAAACGGGGCTTAGCCGTCGGGCCGTGCAATACTGCTTGAAGCAATTGGAAGCCAAAGGGTTGATCGCCAGAGAGGCGATGCCTCCGAAACGCACCATCTACACGGTGCACCTGTTGCAGGGTGCATCGGATGCACAGTGCACCGGATGCACGGTGCAACAGCTGCACGGTGCACCAGATGCACAGTGCAACTCGTGCACGGTGCAAGAGGTGCGCCGAACGGTGCACCAGGTGCGCCGTACCGTGCACCACGTGCGCCGTAACGGTGCACCTGGTGCGTCGATTGCAGTAACAAATGAGCCCGGAAACCAGCCTCCAGAGCGGGATTCCGGAACTGGAAGCGACGCCGAACTCCCCATTGAACTCCCCAATGAACTCCTCAATGAACTCCCCAGAGAGAGTACACACGACGCGCGGCGTCGTGCCTCCTCCCCTAAAGCCAACACGAAGCACAACCGGACGGTCAGCGAAGCGGAGCGTGCGTTGGTCGATCAACTGTGGCAGCACCTCAAAGTGAGTGACGCGTTACCGGCCGACACCGACCGGTTCTACTGGCGCCTCGTCAAACAGGCACGTGACCTCTTGTCCGCCCGGTCGCTGGCCGAGTGGGCGGCCTGCATCGAGTGGGCCCTGCAGGACTCGTACTGGAGGGAGCGGCTGACGGACCTTCGTCAACTGGGCGAAAAGGTGTGGCCTCAGTTTGCCCGGCGGCGGAACCGTGAGACCACTCCTGGACGGCCCAAGTTGCTAGAGCCGGAGGAGGTTTCCGATGACGACATCCGTTGACCGGCGACCTCTTCCGCAGAATCTCGAAGCCGAGCAAAGCGTCCTCGGCGCGATCCTGCTCGACTCTGAGGTCGCCGGGTGGGTCCTCAACGAATTGCCGGCGGACGACTTCTACGCCGATCGCCACAGGATCATCTATCGGGCCATGCAGGCGCTCGCGGCCGAAGGGCGACCCATCGACCTCGTGACCGTTGGAGAGCGGCTACGTGGCGAGGACACGGAGAAGTGGGGTGGGTTGTCGTATCTGGCGCACCTTCAGGGCTTCGTGCCGACGGCGGCGAATGTCGGGGCGTACGCGGAGATCGTGATGGAGCAAGCTCGCCGACGCCGGTCGATCCAGCGGATTCGGCGGGTTCTCGACGGCCTGTACGACCCGGCGGAGGACCTGACGGACCTGGCCTTGCTGGCCGCGTGGGCGGTAGAGGACTCGCCCGGCCAGCACGCCGACGTGGAATCCATCGGGGAGGTGGCGGCCCGGCGCGTGACCGAGCTGCGGTCACGTCCTCCTGGCCAGATCCCCGGGCGAACCACGGGTTTCCAGGTGCTGGACCGCCTGACCGGAGGGCTTGAGCCCGGCGCCCTGTATCTGCTGGCCGCCAGGCCGGGGATGGGAAAGACGGGACTCGGTCTGGCCATCGTGCTGCGGAGCGCGGCGGCCACGGGGCTCCCCTGGCTGGTGGTGTCCCGGGAGATGACGGCGGAATCCCTGAGCGACCGAGCCGTTGCAAGCCTCGCCCAGATTCCCCTCGGCCTGCTCCGGCGCAACAGTTTGGCTGAGATGGGATGGACCAAGGTGGCCGACGTGCTGGAGCGGCTACACGGGCTGCCGGTCTATGTGACCACTAGGGCCCGGCGGGTCTCAGAGATTCGCGACCGAGCCCGTGCCTTGCAGAAGTCGGCGAACGGGAGGCTCGGCGGCATCATGGTGGACTACCTGCAACTGTTGCAGGCCCGAACGAAGGGCGGCAACCGCCAGGAGCAGGTAGCGGAGATCAGCCGGGACTTGAAGAACTTGGCGGTCGACCTTGACACCCCCGTGCTGGCCCTGGCCCAGGTATCCAGGGCAGTCGAGGGGCGGGAGAACAAGCGCCCGACGCTGGCCGACCTCCGGGAGAGTGGCCAGCTCGAAGCCGATGCTGAGGCGGTACTGTTTCTGTACCGGCCGGCCTATTACGACCGCTTGGAGGGCAAGGAGACACCGCCCGCGGACAAGGTGGAGGTGATCCTGGCGAAGCACCGGAACGACGAGGTGCGAACGGGCGAGTTGCTGTTCCACCCGGAGTGGGTGCTGTTCGATGACCCGGTGGGAGGGAACGGGACGTGACGGAACTGGAGCGGGTGGCTTATGAGCGGGCGGCGGGACACGTGCAGGACGCCATCTTCGCCCTGAATGCGGCGGTCCATGTGAGGGAAGCCGCTCGCTGCCAGGCGGAAGGGATCGTGATCGAAGCCGCCTCGCACCTGGCCATGGCCAGGGTGCTCATCGGCAAGCTCTTGGGACGGAGGATGGTGTATAGTGAAAACAACAGCGTTTAAGACGGGCATGCTCATGTTCCTCATCGGTGCCAGTGCCTTGGATTCTCCTGGAGCGGCAGGATGGTATGCATTCGGACTTGGGCTCGCCGGCGTCATCCTGATGGTGTGGGCCTACCGCCGGGAGACGAGGTGTTTTCGTGCCCATGTGGAAACGAAACGTATGATACGCGCTGTGTCACACGAAACGTTATATGGTGATGCGCGTGAGGGTGGCGGAACGGGTTGACGAGCGGACTCGGCGGGAACTGGAGCGGATCATGACGGAGCGGCCGAAGCCGGGCCGTGGTGGTCTGCTGCCCGGGGAACGGATGCCTCCACCTCAGGTACCGAAAGACGGAGGCGGACCCACTGTGGAGTCCGTGGCCGGAATGGTCGGGGAGGTCCTGGCCCTGCTTCGGTTGGTCTGGGCAGAACAGCAGAACCTGCGGCGGTACGTGCAAGCTGTGGCGGCTCAGCAAGGGCGGAAGAGGCGCGCTGCGACGGAAGGCCAGTTGAGGCTGCCCATATAGGGGGAGGGCGGTCCCGGAATGACACCGCAGGAGCGGTTTGATACCAACAGACCGTTAGCATTCTGGGTGGCCAACCGGTATCGCGGCATGATACCGGCATCCGACCAGCTCGACCTGGAAAACGCCGCCCTGGTCGGACTTTGGAGAGCGTGCCTGAGGTACGACGAGGGTCGTGGGGTTCGGTTCTCCGGTTTCGCCGTGGCGTGCATCACGAACGAAATCCGGCAGCACATTCGCAGCACCTACCGGAAGGTCCCCTTCACCGTGATCTCTCTGGACGAACCGGTACCCGACACGGAGGGCCTCACGGTCGCTGACATGATCGGCTATGAGCCGGACCTCGGGGAGCGAGTGGTTTACCAGGAGCTGGCACAGATAGTGCGGGACGTGGGTGGGTGTGAACTGGCCGCCATGCTCATCGGTGGCCAGCCGGCTGCGGTGGTGGCGCGGAAAGCTGGCGTGAGCCCCAGCCAGATCTCAAGGCGACGCTCGAAGGCCATTCGTCGGGTACGCCAGGCACTTGCTGCTTGTGTGTAAGGGTCGGCCGTACGCCTGCGGACGAGGGAGCGTGTGGGGTGTTCGTATGTCAGCGCTTGAGAAGCGGTGGACGCGGGAGCGCGTAACGGCGGTGCTCGGACCTCCGGGGTCGCGCCGGATCACTCTCGGGCTGGCGTCGAAGGAACTCGGGCTGAGCATGCGTCAGACCCGTCACCTGCTGCGGCTGTACGGGTACGACCGGGCAGATGGAGGTGAGCGAGACGGCGCACCGTATGCCGCCGGCCGTACGGGTCGGCAGGGACATCGAGGCGATGTTCGACTGGGGCACCACCGGCACCACGTACTGGCTGGAGATCCGAGTGGCTCTGGTGACCGGCCACCCGAGCTACGGGGTACCCCTCCGACCCCACGAAGAAGGGCTGATCCTGGCCCGGCAAATCATGCGCCTGCTGCCGCCGGCGCAGGCACGGGAGGCCGAGCGGGCGGTCAGCGCCGCGCTCGGGTCCTGTGGGGGTGGGCCGCATGGCGGTAGACGACGTGCTCGACCGCCTCGAGGCCGAGGGGAGGAAGCGTCGGGTGGAGCGACGAGCGGCCCGCCACACCCCCGAGGCCAAGGAGAAGCGGAACCGGGGCCGGACCCAGGCACGGCGGGGGTACAGAGCCGAGAAAGAGATCGAGGCCCGGCTTGAGCGGTTTGGGTTCCGCCGGGTGCCCCTGTCCGGTCGGCTCGGCGGCCGGTACAGCGGCGACCTGCGCCGGGAGGGTTCCGGGGTCCTCACGGTCCTCGAGGTCAAGCGTCGGCAGGGAGGCCAGAAGCAGCTCAGGGCCTGGCTGGCCCAGGGTGGGGCTCAGGGGCTGGTCTTGGTACCGGGCGGTGGAGATGAGCCGGTGGCTGCCATGACGCTCAGTACGCTTGAGCGGCTTCTGGAGGAGGCGGGGTACCTGGGGGGCGCGGGGCGATGAAGCGTCACCTGATCGGTTCCATTCACACCAGGGAGCGGGCGGACCCGCCCATCCTCAGGGTGCTCAGCCTCGGGGCCGGGGTGCAGTCGACCACCCTCGCGCTCATGGCGGCGGAAGGGGTGATCGAGCGACCCGACTGCGCCATCTTTGCAGACACCGGCTGGGAACCCCGCATCGTGTACCGCCACCTGGATTGGCTCATCCCCCTGCTGCCCTTCCCTGTCCACGTGGTGACCGCCGGCAACATCCGTCGCGACACGCTTGATGCCGTGATGGGGATCCGCTCTCGGGTGGCCCAGCCGCCTGTCTACGTACGAAGTCCAGATGGATCTCAGGGTATGTTGCGGCGGGCCTGCACGGGGGACTACAAGGTTGCCCCCATCCGACAGAAGATCCGAGAACTCGCGGAAACGCACCCTGATTGGAGACGCCCGTCCGGCCTGGCCTGGGTGGAGCAGTGGTTCGGCATCTCACTCGATGAGGTCCACCGCATGAAGATGCCCGATGTTGGGTGGATCGAGCACCGTTACCCCCTCATCGAACTTGGGTTGACACGTCTGGCTTGTCTGGAGTGGCTGCGGACCAGAGGCTACCCCGAACCGCCTAAGAGCAGCTGCGTGGGGTGCCCCTACCACAACGACGCCTACTGGCGCTGGTTGCGCGACCACAGCCCTGACGAGTGGGCCCAGGCTGTCGAGTTCGACCATGCGATCCGCCGTGGGCTGCCTCACGTACGCGGAGAGGCCTACCTGCACCGGTCGATGGTGCCCCTGGATCAGGTCGACCTCAGCACGCCCGAGGAACGAGGGCAGATCACCTTCGACTTCGAGGACGGCTTCGGGAACGAGTGTGATGGCATGTGCGGTGTGTGAGGGGGTTGAGGGGCGATGACGCTGGAGGAACACCTGCAACACCTTGCCGATCTCGTGACGGCCAACCGGGCCGTGAACTGGGAACTGGATGACCAGGCGGCCGAGATGGTGCGGGAGTTCGGCCGTGAGGTCATCGGGAAGATCGCCGAGGTGTGCCAGTGCAGTCGGCAGCGGGTTCGGGACCTCATCGCGGTTAGCGTCACGTTTCCGGAGGACCAGCGGCACCCCGACGTTCCCTGGTCGGTGTACCTCGCCGCCGTCCGGGCCGCCAAGCGCTTGGAGATGCCGCCGCAGGAGGTGCTGGAACTGGCGATGCGTGAGGAGTTGTCTGCGGCCCGGGTGCGCCGGCTCGGGACGAAGGAGCCGTATGTGCTACGGTCCACCTGCGGCCGGTGCGCCGCTCGGGTGGTGGTGGAGACAGACGCGAGTCGGGGCCACATGCCCGTGATCTGCCCGTTGTGTGCCGATGACGGGGAGCGGGTGGTCCTGGGCTATGTCGGTCCCGAACCGGTACCCGAGGAGGTGCGGCCATGCTGAAGCCTGGGGAGACCGTCACGTGGACCTCGCAGGCCCACGGATCGGTCAAAACGAAGACGGGCACCGTCGTTGCCTATGTCGGCCCCGCTCAGGATGCGTACCGGTTCATCCCGCCCGGACTCGGGCGAGGCCGGGTTCATTTCCAGCAGTACAGCCAGGTACCGCGTTACGTCGTGGCGGTGCCGCGGCGGTCGGGGCTCCTGGACTACTACGCGCCGCCAGCACGCCTGCTTGAGCGGCTGGCACCGGAGGGATAGTCCCATGCGGACCGCCGAGGTTGTCGTGCGACTGGCGGAGCGTTGGGGGCCGGTGGCAGCAGTGGCCCTGCGATGCCCACGCTGCCGGGCGGACGACGGGCTGGTCGTGCGGCTCCACTCGGCGGCCATCGGGCGTTGCGTCTATTGCGGGTGGCGGGCCTCTCTCCGGTGGCTCCTGGCGCCCGAACGAGAGCAGAGGGATCGGGAGATCAAGTGGTTGATGAAACCGGAGGCCGAGGTGATTTACTGATGGAGGCCGGCAGGTTGAAAGTGGCACCTGAGCTGGCGGACCCTCGGCGCCCCCGGTGCCCTCGGTGCGGGCAGGAGATGCAGCGACGTGGCCCCGGTTGGTGGGCATGCCCGGACGGCCACGGCGAGTGGCTGGATGCCGACGAACAGAACGATACTGAGCCGCCCGCCCAGGAGGGACGATACCCGAGAATGCCGTGGGAGGCGAAGCAGTACCGGACCTGGCTTGGGTTGCCCTTGCTCGGGTGCCATATCCCTCGGCACCCCTCTGAGGACGTGCCGCGAGGTCATTCGGGGAAGGGGAGGAGTTCGAGCCGAGGCCGCGGAGCTTCGCCCCAGCGGCAGAAGTACGAAGCCTGGCTCCGACGCACACTCCCCGGCAGACACGCCCGATCTGTTGTAGTCAGTTGCAAGCCAACGAAATGTGTGTTATAATCCAGCCGGACAAATGCGTGGGTTCCGTCCCCCGCAGTGGCCGCCCGGGTTTTTCCCGGGCGGTTTTCTATGCGCCAAAACGGTTTTGCGAGGTGGTTCGCATGGCTGGAGGCAAGGTGGCACCGTCGAAGCCTGATGTTCCGTTCACCGTTCGCAAGCTGCCACGCGGTCTGAAGCTGCAGAAGGCCCCCAAGGAGGCGAAGAAGCAGTGACGCTGCATCCGTGCCAGATCGCCGCGGTTAGTCCGGTCCGGATGCTGAACAGTGGTCTCACGGCCAGGGGAACAGGTGTGAAGGTGCTGTACTCGAACTCGCCAGAAAGCCTCAAGTACCGTCAGAACGACTTGCCGTCAAACCCTGAGATCATCGCCACC
Coding sequences:
- a CDS encoding helix-turn-helix domain-containing protein, which codes for MQAFESLRWVFQNSTLTTTEKVVLTCLILHADETGRCWPGSDTLATETGLSRRAVQYCLKQLEAKGLIAREAMPPKRTIYTVHLLQGASDAQCTGCTVQQLHGAPDAQCNSCTVQEVRRTVHQVRRTVHHVRRNGAPGASIAVTNEPGNQPPERDSGTGSDAELPIELPNELLNELPRESTHDARRRASSPKANTKHNRTVSEAERALVDQLWQHLKVSDALPADTDRFYWRLVKQARDLLSARSLAEWAACIEWALQDSYWRERLTDLRQLGEKVWPQFARRRNRETTPGRPKLLEPEEVSDDDIR
- a CDS encoding adenine nucleotide alpha hydrolase family protein; the protein is MKRHLIGSIHTRERADPPILRVLSLGAGVQSTTLALMAAEGVIERPDCAIFADTGWEPRIVYRHLDWLIPLLPFPVHVVTAGNIRRDTLDAVMGIRSRVAQPPVYVRSPDGSQGMLRRACTGDYKVAPIRQKIRELAETHPDWRRPSGLAWVEQWFGISLDEVHRMKMPDVGWIEHRYPLIELGLTRLACLEWLRTRGYPEPPKSSCVGCPYHNDAYWRWLRDHSPDEWAQAVEFDHAIRRGLPHVRGEAYLHRSMVPLDQVDLSTPEERGQITFDFEDGFGNECDGMCGV
- a CDS encoding replicative DNA helicase, producing MTTSVDRRPLPQNLEAEQSVLGAILLDSEVAGWVLNELPADDFYADRHRIIYRAMQALAAEGRPIDLVTVGERLRGEDTEKWGGLSYLAHLQGFVPTAANVGAYAEIVMEQARRRRSIQRIRRVLDGLYDPAEDLTDLALLAAWAVEDSPGQHADVESIGEVAARRVTELRSRPPGQIPGRTTGFQVLDRLTGGLEPGALYLLAARPGMGKTGLGLAIVLRSAAATGLPWLVVSREMTAESLSDRAVASLAQIPLGLLRRNSLAEMGWTKVADVLERLHGLPVYVTTRARRVSEIRDRARALQKSANGRLGGIMVDYLQLLQARTKGGNRQEQVAEISRDLKNLAVDLDTPVLALAQVSRAVEGRENKRPTLADLRESGQLEADAEAVLFLYRPAYYDRLEGKETPPADKVEVILAKHRNDEVRTGELLFHPEWVLFDDPVGGNGT
- the dnaN gene encoding DNA polymerase III subunit beta, producing MRVRVETRALREALATAGRAVASRASIPVLSSVLLGAHADGLSITGYDLALGITARVRAAEVEREGVGCLPARPLLAMVDRLDAAEVAIDWDEERCVAEITWAGGRYRLSGFSAADYPSLPPPRGGPALRLAVETIRHMIGQTIVAVASGSDKAHLQGVHLRGGSDELLAMSSDQVRVALKLVRGQKPAVPFEVTVPAAACRALLAVLPDEGEVAVYVVEQALVWDTPEVTVVARGMDGRYPDLARVVPTRYGPAFEADRRAFAEALERAAAAADAVDLRLVHGEVQMTAQNDLGTYEESMQADVRLEEGDAFTIRFNPRYLVDGLKALHGERVRQEFIDARQPSRLIDPDDDSYQYVVLPIVVF
- a CDS encoding sigma-70 family RNA polymerase sigma factor, giving the protein MTPQERFDTNRPLAFWVANRYRGMIPASDQLDLENAALVGLWRACLRYDEGRGVRFSGFAVACITNEIRQHIRSTYRKVPFTVISLDEPVPDTEGLTVADMIGYEPDLGERVVYQELAQIVRDVGGCELAAMLIGGQPAAVVARKAGVSPSQISRRRSKAIRRVRQALAACV